The following coding sequences lie in one Spinacia oleracea cultivar Varoflay chromosome 1, BTI_SOV_V1, whole genome shotgun sequence genomic window:
- the LOC110799730 gene encoding uncharacterized protein, with protein METQDHLKPKQSGIEGSSGSVHVCHKCGWPFPKPHPSAKHRRAHKRVCGTIDGYKLDIDAQDKTHLMEGSDGEHVSDDELKTPSAKVVETTISRRSNSGVGSRSSRSTRSEDEVFTDAVTDFIDTPSPGEASDGIQRFYSMQRVTQNDLDDIKHAADKAEADSLSARSIFLNDNQDHVRPVQKLEGENDRVEPGVLFQDHIPSSTFGPALSSHSITLENENEGDTANEIISSTEKSELRTSYNETTEEASEDVSVLRDVDEEIVVPVSASGIAKSVMETTGSENNIECSQAVEHPAEVIDPANGSSTKPSDVIVDYGSKSEADADVYVLAVPDALLLQEHPEIAVEDLDHKRSKFNTLMTLGSGTGTGNAEYGEYGIAHAAEEVFSGIDLTKTSDSKKVYSEGDVLESFDAMENKLNQYVGHKSISEQNPVGEEPVQLPDVEVSDGHISEVRSVVSDFKTENLEEQISNAEEQKPIVALNNVFPEGDSSAVVNNPEFTINEATNTEHVVLQESDDIEVSGSLLLPSDVDISEFRSEVFSDFKTENLEEKSFSCAEEQKPTIAMNNVFPESASSVAADNAEFTSNGASSTRNGVKNNTEHVVLHNIDDSEVSGSLLLAEHAINVIPPQFKELSNIHDISDTGNDETIGVVQTHLDGSEIRSGVEDNVAVNAETAPGFGSNAAGSRDGIHEPFEVDRFHDHVNSEDSGDVFVGHSLPMVESTGGSSAGAEFIGEEGPGSISKTKSTDASEVCDDAQCSLQSSAAVNDTCMKKFTEDASGVVDGDRVVKPHIAISGADILPDSSSQTDSLEGNWGSVSVMSAVSDTPPANDTPASNQSAAKDHELKPMMESQNSESKKPVEPHSAIGAIEGVSEIQTLEEQKENKKTSWSSSVAHVDNAPHGGKRNEEIIAKVTNWSTEKQHMPLKALLGEATARSRAESPIHTLQSDETSVANNGNSKSENVILSSDNPTSEASKEEMGKEWNSPARYPVNIKTEKRKGKSKPYWAPFLCCSSVNAR; from the exons ATGGAAACCCAAGATCACTTAAAGCCTAAACAATCAG GGATTGAAGGGAGTAGTGGAAGTGTCCATGTTTGTCATAAATGTGGATGGCCCTTTCCAAAACCACACCCTAGTGCTAAGCACAGGAGAGCTCATAAGAGGGTATGTGGAACCATTGATGGATATAAGCTGGATATTGATGCACAAGACAAAACCCATTTGATGGAGGGTTCTGATGGTGAACATGTCTCTGATGATGAACTAAAAACCCCAA GTGCTAAAGTTGTGGAGACTACTATAAGCAGGAGGAGTAACAGTGGAGTTGGTAGTAGATCAAGTAGGTCAACCAGATCAGAAGATGAAGTGTTTACTGATGCTGTCACGGATTTTATTGATACTCCAAGTCCTGGAGAGGCTTCAGATGGCATACAACGGTTCTATTCGATGCAACGTGTAACTCAGAATGATTTGGATGACATTAAACATGCTGCAGATAAGGCCGAAGCTG ATAGTTTATCTGCGCGGAGTATATTTCTCAACGACAATCAGGATCATGTCCGACCTGTTCAAAAATTGGAAGGTGAAAATGACAGAGTAGAACCTGGTGTCCTCTTCCAGGATCATATCCCCAGTTCCACCTTTGGTCCAGCTCTGTCCTCTCATTCAATTACATTAGAAAATGAGAATGAAGGTGACACAGCGAATGAAATTATTTCAAGTACGGAGAAGTCGGAACTTAGGACCTCATATAATGAAACAACTGAGGAAGCCTCCGAAGATGTTTCTGTGTTGAGAGATGTGGATGAAGAAATTGTAGTTCCTGTCTCTGCTAGTGGAATAGCAAAGTCGGTGATGGAAACTACCGGTTCTGAAAACAATATTGAATGCTCTCAGGCAGTGGAGCATCCTGCTGAAGTTATTGATCCTGCAAATGGAAGTTCAACCAAGCCGAGTGATGTGATAGTAGATTATGGCTCAAAGTCTGAAGCTGATGCAGATGTCTATGTTCTAGCTGTTCCTGATGCTCTACTTCTGCAAGAACATCCCGAGATAGCAGTTGAAGATTTAGACCACAAAAGAAGTAAGTTCAACACAttaatgaccctaggctctgGTACGGGAACTGGAAATGCAGAATATGGTGAATATGGTATAGCCCATGCTGCAGAGGAAGTTTTCTCTGGTATTGATCTTACCAAGACAAGTGACAGTAAGAAAGTCTATTCTGAAGGTGATGTCCTTGAAAGTTTTGATGCCATGGAGAATAAGCTGAACCAGTATGTTGGGCACAAATCTATATCTGAGCAAAACCCTGTTGGTGAGGAGCCAGTTCAATTACCCGATGTTGAGGTTTCTGATGGTCACATAAGTGAAGTCAGGAGTGTAGTGTCTGACTTCAAGACTGAAAATTTGGAAGAACAAATTAGCAATGCTGAAGAGCAGAAACCTATTGTTGCATTGAATAATGTCTTTCCTGAAGGTGATAGTTCTGCTGTTGTTAATAATCCGGAGTTTACCATAAATGAAGCTACCAACACAGAGCATGTGGTTCTACAAGAAAGTGATGATATTGAAGTGTCAGGGAGTTTATTGCTGCCTTCTGATGTTGACATAAGTGAATTCAGGAGTGAAGTATTTTCTGActtcaaaactgaaaatttggAAGAAAAAAGTTTTAGCTGTGCTGAAGAGCAGAAACCCACTATTGCAATGAATAATGTCTTTCCCGAAAGTGCTAGTTCTGTTGCCGCTGATAATGCGGAGTTTACCTCAAATGGAGCTTCCAGCACACGTAATGGTGTTAAAAATAACACAGAACATGTGGTTTTACATAATATTGACGACAGTGAAGTCTCAGGGAGTTTATTATTGGCTGAACATGCTATTAATGTCATTCCACCGCAGTTTAAAGAGCTAAGCAATATCCATGATATCAGTGATACCGGTAATGATGAAACCATTGGAGTTGTACAAACTCATTTGGATGGAAGTGAGATAAGGAGTGGAGTCGAGGATAATGTGGCTGTGAATGCTGAAACTGCACCTGGTTTTGGGTCGAATGCAGCTGGATCTCGTGATGGCATTCATGAGCCATTTGAGGTTGATAGATTTCATGATCATGTTAATTCAGAAGATTCTGGGGATGTGTTCGTAGGTCATTCACTACCCATGGTAGAGAGCACTGGTGGTAGTTCAGCAGGGGCAGAGTTTATAGGTGAAGAAGGTCCAGGTTCAATCTCAAAGACGAAATCAACTGATGCCTCAGAAGTTTGTGACGATGCTCAGTGTTCTTTGCAAAGCTCTGCTGCTGTCAATGACACCTGCATGAAAAAGTTTACAGAGGATGCTTCTGGCGTGGTTGATGGTGATAGGGTTGTTAAGCCGCATATTGCTATTTCAGGAGCTGATATCCTCCCTGATTCAAGTAGCCAAACTGATAGTCTGGAAGGCAACTGGGGATCTGTCTcag TTATGTCTGCAGTATCAGACACACCACCTGCCAATGACACTCCTGCATCAAACCAATCCGCTGCAAAAGATCATGAGCTGAAACCTATGATGGAGAGTCAAAACTCTGAGAGTAAAAAGCCAGTTGAACCCCACAGTGCGATTGGAGCAATAGAAGGCGTATCTGAGATTCAGACGTTAGAAGAGCAGAAAGAGAATAAAAAGACTTCTTGGTCGTCGTCAGTTGCTCACGTGGATAATGCACCACATGGAGGAAAAAGGAATGAGGAGATTATTGCCAAGGTAACTAACTGGAGCACTGAAAAACAACATATGCCTTTGAAAGCCCTTTTGGGAGAAGCCACTGCTAGAAGTAGAGCAGAATCACCAATTCACACTCTCCAAAGTGATGAAACCTCAGTAGCAAACAATGGTAATTCAAAGTCAGAAAATGTGATTCTTAGTTCAGACAACCCCACTTCGGAGGCTTCCAAGGAAGAGATGGGAAAGGAATGGAATTCTCCAGCAAGGTATCCGGTGAACATCAAGACAGAGAAGAGGAAAGGCAAGAGCAAACCATACTGGGCGCCTTTTCTTTGCTGTTCATCCGTCAATGCTAGGTAG